GAATTCTTGAATAACCGGTATCAACAAACTTTTGCTTTAAATCATTTATGGTTGCATCAATTGCCAACGTTTCAATTTCGGTGCGCGGTATCATAATTTCGCGAAGTTTTACCTTTGAAAAGTCAAGTGCATTTTTAAACAGTTTAATTTCGGTTTCAACAAACTCCTTTTTTTCGGTACTGGGCCTGTCGCTTTCATTTATAAACTCATCTAGATCAATTCGTCGGAATACTTTATTTTCGTCTTCGTTGGTGAATTTGGTACTAAATAGGTTTTTTAGCATAAAATTGGTTACACTCATTGAAAAACGTGTAACCGGATAGAAGATAACGTAGAAGAAAGCCAAAGGCATAGCAAAAATATTGAGTAAGGTATTCGGGAAAATACGGAACAATGTTTTTGGCAAAAACTCAGCAAACAGTAAAATTATAAACGTTGAAATTATTGTTTGCATCAGAAGAACTAAGGACTCGGACTGTATTGTTTTTTGAAGAACAGGCTCGAGTAAAGTGGCAAAGGCAATACCATAAACCACCAGTGCAATATTGTTACCCACCAGCATAGTGGCGATGTATTGTCCTCCGTTATTGGTAAGAAACTTAAGTAATTTAGAACTAAAGGGATCGGATTGTTTATCGAGTTCAAGTCGTAATTTATTTGCTGACACAAAAGCGATTTCCATGCCTGAAAAAAAGGCCGATAGAATAATCGTTAGCAAAATCAGCAAAAGTGGACTCATTTTTTTCTATTTAAATTTTAAGGGTTCCCGGGGCGGTTGTTCCGTTTTTATTGAATCAACAGGAACTGGCTCTTGTCGTTTGTTTTCCGCTTGTGGTACCGATTGGTTATCAACTGCTACATAAAGAACACCTTTCGGATCTTTTATTTTCCAGTTAAGCATATTTTGGTCTGATGTTAATCCTGTTCCGGTAATAATTTTATCGGCACTCACAATCTGCACGTACTCTTCCGTGTAAATTTTCTCGTTTTTTTCCTCCCAAATAAGGTGTTCTGTTTTTAACGAGTCGCCTTTTTCGTTGGTTACAATTACATTGTTTTTAGCTTCCCAACGCTCTTCCTTAATAAACTCCTTTGCATAATCGGCTTTAATGCTGGAGATTACATTTTTTTCTTCGTCGTACTTTATAAGTAAAAGGCCTTCGGGGAATTCGTGATAGGTTTTTCCTTCGTTTTCGAAACGAAGTAATTTTTTGGCCTGTAATAAAAACCGAACGGTACCCGAGTCGGTTGATAAAGTTTCGAAATTGGTTGCCTCTAGTACCGGCAATTCTTCCGGCGAGCTAAAGGCTTTTATCTTTTCTATGTCGTTTTTCTTACAGGCAAAGAAAAGTATTGCAGTTCCCATGGAGAGAACTGCAATACGAAATATTCTTATAAGTTGCACTATTTTAGAAGCGAACCTTCGTGTTTTCATTTATCCATCCTCCCACATGATAAGTGGTGCCTTCCTGCAGGCCTTCCATGAATGCTTCCTCCTTATTGGGGAAATATTTTTTGTACTTGGCCAAATTCGATGATGCATCAATAGCACAATCTTCGCCCCGTCGCGCTTTTGCAAAATAATCGCAGGCTAACCAGAACACAGCTGATTTTTCCAGATCGGTTCCCTCAAATTTTTGTGATGCTGCTACGTAAATATTTGCCATTAACATATTGGCTTCACAAAAGTCAGGATTTAACTGAAGAGCTCTACGGGCATCGTTACGTGCACCTACCAGGTTGCCCATTTTTGCATAACGCAACAAACCGCGTTCGTAATGGTAATTGGCTAACAATTCATCGTCAGTTTCCTGGTCAATAGCCATTTGGTAGTATTCTCTTGCCTTATCAACATCGTCTTTTTTCAGGAAACGACGAGCCATGTTAAAGGCCGCTTCAGCCGAAGGATCTAATTGATATAAACGTTCGGTAGCTGTTCCAAACAGTTC
Above is a genomic segment from uncultured Draconibacterium sp. containing:
- a CDS encoding hemolysin family protein; protein product: MSPLLLILLTIILSAFFSGMEIAFVSANKLRLELDKQSDPFSSKLLKFLTNNGGQYIATMLVGNNIALVVYGIAFATLLEPVLQKTIQSESLVLLMQTIISTFIILLFAEFLPKTLFRIFPNTLLNIFAMPLAFFYVIFYPVTRFSMSVTNFMLKNLFSTKFTNEDENKVFRRIDLDEFINESDRPSTEKKEFVETEIKLFKNALDFSKVKLREIMIPRTEIETLAIDATINDLKQKFVDTGYSRILIYNESIDNIIGYVHSSMMFKNPQTIDPFIKSVLIVPETMPANKLLSTFIQEHRSIAIVVDEFGGTSGMVTSEDILEEIFGEIEDEHDTRDIVEKQLNDREFIFSARAEIDILNEKYFLELPENEEFETLAGYILYHYESIPKINTVIKIENFQFKILKATSTKIELVKLKLLED
- the lptC gene encoding LPS export ABC transporter periplasmic protein LptC, translated to MQLIRIFRIAVLSMGTAILFFACKKNDIEKIKAFSSPEELPVLEATNFETLSTDSGTVRFLLQAKKLLRFENEGKTYHEFPEGLLLIKYDEEKNVISSIKADYAKEFIKEERWEAKNNVIVTNEKGDSLKTEHLIWEEKNEKIYTEEYVQIVSADKIITGTGLTSDQNMLNWKIKDPKGVLYVAVDNQSVPQAENKRQEPVPVDSIKTEQPPREPLKFK